The Fibrobacterota bacterium genome includes a window with the following:
- the folB gene encoding dihydroneopterin aldolase has product MGIMRIEDLKVRCIVGVYTHERKVEQDLFVDVRLELDFEAAARTDQIGHTLDYTSLAGMLEEWMQREKFQLIETLAERACVLITEAFPEVRQCRVTIKKPGALVAARYASVTAEKAGGQ; this is encoded by the coding sequence ATGGGAATAATGCGGATCGAGGATCTCAAGGTTCGTTGCATCGTGGGCGTGTATACCCATGAGCGCAAGGTGGAACAGGATTTATTCGTGGACGTCCGGCTGGAGCTCGATTTCGAAGCGGCCGCCCGCACCGATCAAATCGGGCATACCTTGGATTATACAAGCTTGGCGGGGATGCTCGAGGAATGGATGCAACGGGAAAAGTTCCAGTTGATCGAAACGCTGGCCGAACGCGCCTGCGTGCTGATCACGGAGGCCTTCCCGGAGGTGCGCCAGTGCCGCGTGACCATCAAGAAGCCGGGAGCGCTGGTCGCCGCGCGTTACGCTTCGGTGACGGCTGAAAAGGCGGGGGGCCAGTGA
- a CDS encoding response regulator, which produces MQNSTGRTILLVEDEESVRRLIASILGMQSYRVLEAGHGEEALAISEGFVGDIHLLVTDIMMPIMNGQELATRLSALRPAMPVLFISGYPGKHVPATLDQNSEVDYLAKPFRVDILLEKVKALLK; this is translated from the coding sequence ATGCAAAACTCAACGGGTAGGACCATCTTGCTGGTGGAGGACGAAGAGTCGGTGCGCCGCCTCATCGCGAGCATCTTGGGGATGCAATCGTATCGCGTTCTGGAAGCGGGCCATGGCGAAGAGGCCTTGGCGATCAGCGAGGGTTTCGTCGGCGACATCCACCTGCTCGTAACCGATATCATGATGCCGATCATGAACGGCCAAGAGCTCGCGACCCGGCTTTCCGCCTTACGCCCGGCCATGCCCGTGCTCTTCATAAGCGGCTACCCGGGTAAGCATGTGCCGGCTACCCTGGATCAGAATTCCGAAGTCGACTACTTGGCGAAGCCGTTCCGGGTGGATATCCTGCTGGAGAAGGTGAAGGCGCTCCTGAAGTGA
- a CDS encoding NUDIX domain-containing protein: MIGDTPHDLRAAAAAGVAGIAVAYGYASAEALAAERPEVSLGSFAEVLRFLDKGACAESRHFPVATVGGLIRDAEGNVLLVRTRKWAGKYGIPGGKIDYGETMEAAFAREAREETGLAVRDMEFAMVQDCVEHPEFYRPRHFILVNYMARVDGVKPPVRLNHESDAYLWAGPAEALGMDLNGPTRVLIEKAFEKASGKAC; encoded by the coding sequence ATGATCGGGGATACGCCGCACGATCTGCGCGCGGCCGCGGCGGCGGGCGTGGCCGGCATCGCGGTAGCATACGGATACGCTTCTGCGGAAGCCCTGGCCGCGGAGAGGCCGGAAGTAAGCTTAGGCAGTTTCGCCGAGGTCTTAAGGTTTCTCGACAAGGGCGCCTGCGCCGAGAGCCGCCATTTTCCGGTGGCCACCGTGGGCGGCCTCATCCGCGATGCGGAGGGCAATGTGCTCCTGGTGCGCACGCGTAAATGGGCGGGGAAATACGGCATCCCCGGCGGGAAGATCGACTACGGCGAAACCATGGAAGCCGCTTTCGCGCGCGAGGCGCGCGAGGAAACCGGGCTGGCGGTGCGGGATATGGAGTTCGCCATGGTACAGGATTGCGTGGAGCATCCGGAATTCTACCGGCCCAGGCATTTTATCCTGGTGAATTACATGGCGCGCGTGGACGGCGTAAAGCCGCCGGTGCGCCTGAACCACGAATCGGACGCGTACCTCTGGGCAGGCCCGGCGGAAGCGCTGGGCATGGATCTCAACGGCCCGACCCGCGTCTTGATTGAGAAAGCGTTCGAGAAAGCGTCCGGGAAAGCCTGCTAG
- a CDS encoding response regulator, whose amino-acid sequence MFEPSRVPKPDTQVRRKAVPVAKPGKNGGARPRETILLVEDERSVREFMARTLAKLGYRVLVAEDGESALTQSLGFAGEIHLLVTDVMMPNMNGKDLADRLCALRPRIRVLFVSGYSRADIWPDVCEDQTDWLPKPFTVAQFQRKVRHVLDSLNEA is encoded by the coding sequence ATGTTCGAACCCTCCCGCGTACCCAAACCCGATACCCAAGTCCGCCGCAAAGCCGTTCCCGTCGCCAAACCGGGAAAGAACGGGGGCGCCCGCCCGCGGGAGACCATTCTCCTGGTCGAAGACGAGCGCTCCGTGCGCGAATTCATGGCGCGCACCCTCGCCAAGCTGGGCTATCGCGTCCTGGTCGCCGAGGACGGGGAATCCGCCTTGACCCAAAGCCTAGGTTTCGCCGGCGAGATCCACCTGCTGGTCACGGACGTTATGATGCCGAACATGAACGGTAAGGATCTGGCCGACCGCCTCTGCGCATTACGGCCCCGGATCAGGGTGCTGTTCGTATCCGGATACAGCCGCGCCGATATCTGGCCTGACGTATGCGAAGATCAGACCGACTGGCTCCCAAAACCCTTCACCGTGGCCCAGTTCCAACGCAAGGTCCGCCATGTCCTGGATAGCCTCAACGAAGCATGA
- a CDS encoding SDR family oxidoreductase, whose protein sequence is MAMRKAGKTALVTGSAKRLGRVIALRLAAEGYFTWVHYLSSRDEAAEVLETIRSAGGDGALVKGDVASSKQVAAMAERLRNDSGRLDLLVNNVGVYRTGDLASFPVQDFAATLRTNLVGAFDLIQGTLDLFPETGGSVVNIGYAGVGSLAGSTHNTAYLISKTGMLVLTKSLAQALGPRGIRVNMVSPGILDNSVELPRRTRDYVPLDRLGRCDDVAEAVAFLASGKASYITGVNLDVAGGYMLGLKEIEDFKRS, encoded by the coding sequence ATGGCTATGCGCAAAGCGGGCAAGACCGCCTTGGTAACCGGGTCGGCCAAGCGATTGGGTCGGGTCATCGCGTTGCGCTTGGCGGCCGAAGGATACTTCACCTGGGTGCATTACCTCTCCTCGCGCGACGAAGCCGCGGAAGTCCTGGAAACCATCCGCTCGGCCGGAGGGGATGGCGCCCTTGTGAAAGGCGACGTGGCCTCGTCCAAGCAAGTGGCGGCGATGGCGGAGCGGCTGCGCAATGATTCCGGCCGGCTGGACCTGTTGGTGAACAACGTCGGCGTGTATCGGACAGGGGATCTCGCGAGCTTTCCGGTGCAGGACTTCGCCGCTACCTTACGGACCAATCTGGTAGGCGCCTTCGATCTGATCCAAGGGACGCTGGATCTGTTCCCCGAAACGGGAGGGAGCGTCGTGAACATCGGCTACGCGGGCGTGGGCAGCTTGGCGGGATCGACCCATAACACCGCTTACCTCATCTCCAAAACGGGAATGCTGGTGCTGACCAAATCATTGGCCCAAGCCTTGGGGCCGCGGGGAATTCGGGTGAACATGGTCTCGCCGGGAATCCTCGACAATAGCGTCGAGCTGCCGCGGAGGACGCGCGACTACGTTCCGCTGGATCGCCTGGGCCGTTGCGATGACGTCGCCGAGGCCGTGGCTTTCCTGGCATCGGGAAAGGCTTCGTATATCACCGGGGTGAATCTGGACGTCGCGGGGGGCTATATGTTGGGGCTGAAAGAGATCGAGGACTTCAAGCGCTCTTGA
- a CDS encoding LON peptidase substrate-binding domain-containing protein, producing the protein MAAPVLQGLLIFPGMAPGSIPVFPLRNPCFPGHKIPLRIFEDRYIRMLKDLEDKPQFVISMISSGEEVGGTATPYRVGTLVDFDAVDRQGDYTYIRPKGRKRVYLESFDRDSQPYLTAQCREYSDEPVEAAAGTDRLPELEASILKMVTVLGPEESRGIRDVLDGVRTDLDRENYSLFLCGCLHLPPIYLQRLLELRSLPFRMENALNLLSQRGE; encoded by the coding sequence GTGGCGGCCCCCGTCCTCCAGGGACTTCTTATATTTCCCGGCATGGCCCCTGGAAGCATTCCCGTCTTCCCTTTACGCAATCCCTGTTTTCCCGGACACAAGATCCCGCTGCGGATTTTCGAGGATCGGTACATCAGGATGCTGAAGGATCTTGAGGACAAACCCCAATTCGTAATCTCGATGATCAGTTCCGGCGAGGAAGTGGGAGGGACGGCGACGCCCTATCGGGTGGGAACCCTCGTCGATTTCGATGCAGTCGATCGGCAAGGGGATTACACCTACATCCGCCCCAAAGGCCGCAAGCGCGTTTACCTGGAATCCTTCGATCGCGATAGCCAGCCTTACCTGACGGCCCAATGCCGCGAGTACTCGGACGAACCCGTCGAAGCGGCGGCGGGTACGGATCGGCTTCCGGAGCTGGAAGCCAGCATCCTCAAGATGGTGACCGTGCTCGGTCCCGAGGAAAGCCGGGGCATACGCGACGTTCTGGACGGAGTGCGCACCGATCTCGATCGGGAAAATTATTCGCTCTTCCTCTGCGGCTGCCTGCACCTGCCCCCGATTTACCTGCAACGCCTTTTGGAATTGCGCTCCTTGCCCTTCCGCATGGAGAACGCCCTCAACCTGCTTTCCCAGCGGGGCGAATGA